One Thermoplasmata archaeon genomic window, ACACGCTCACCCGCTCCAAGGAGACGTTCGAGCCCCTCCACGACCGGCAGGTCTCCATGTTCGTCTGCGGGATCACCCCGCAGGACCAGACGCATCTCGGCCACGCGAAGACGTACATCACGTTCGACATGGTCGCCCGGTACCTGCGCGCCCGCGGGTACACGGTCTTCTACCTGCAGAACGTGACGGACATCGAGGACCGGATCATCGACAAGATGCGGGAAACGGGGCGGGATTGGAAGGACATCGTCCGCCAGTACTATGGGGAGTACCAAGAGGGCATGCGGGCGCTCAACTGCACCTCCGTGGACGTGTACGCGTATGCGACGGACCACATCCCGCAGATCGTGGAGCAGATCCGAGGCCTCGTGGACAAGGGCTTCGCGTACGCCACGGAGACGGGCGTGTACTTCGACACGACCCGGTTCTCGGACTGGGGCAAACTCAGCGGCCAGAAGATCGAGGAACTCCGACCCGGAGCGCGCGTCGCCGTGGACGAGACGAAACGCCACCCCGCGGACTTCGCCCTGTGGAAGGCGCAGAAGCCCGGCGAGCCCGCGTGGGACAGCCCCTGGGGGAAGGGGCGGCCGGGGTGGCACATCGAGGACACCGCGATCACGATCAGCCGCTTCGGACCCCAGTACGACCTCCATGGCGGGGCCACGGAACTCATGTTCCCCCACCACGAGGCGGAGGTCGCGCAGGCGGAAGCTTACACCGGGGTCACGCCGTTCGTGCGCTACTGGATGCACGGCGGTATGCTCATGATCAAGGGCGAGGAGATGCACAAGTCCCTGGGGAACTACTGGGCGGTCAAGGACGCGGTCGCCCGATGGGACCCCATGGTCCTCCGGTTCTTCTTCCTGAATGCCCACTACCGCTCGCCCATCGACTTCAGCCCTGAGGCCGTCGAGGAAGCCGGACGATCGTACGAACGCCTCCTCGAGGCCACGCGGAACCTCGAGGCTGCCCTCCGGTCCCCCCCGGACAACGGGCGTGGTGACGCGGCGCTGGAGGCCGCGACCGCGCGCGTGCGCTCCGCGTTCGACCGGGCGATGTCGGACGACTTCAACACCCGCGAGGCGATCGCCGCCATCTTCGAGTACGCGCGCGAGCTGAACCGAGGGATCCAGGCGGGCGCGGGGCGGCGCGCGCTCGAGGACGCGAAGGCCGCGTTCGACGGGTTCGCCCAGGTGCTCGGCCTGTTCGGCGGACGCGGCGGCGGCGCGGGCATCGACGCGAAGCAACTCGACGCGATGATTGCGCGTCGTGAGGATGCCCGAAAACGCAAGGACTTCGCGACCGCGGACGGGATCCGCAAGCAACTCGCGGACCTCGGCATCGTGCTGGAAGACACCCGCGACGGGGTGCGTTGGAAGCGGCGGTAGAGGCCCCGCGGACGGCCCTCTCGGCAAGCTCTCCAACGGGGTATCAAGGATGAGAACATGGGGGGTCATTTGACCGTGCTACTCTATATAAACGGGTACACCGAAAACGACCCCTTGGCGAAACCCGGTTTTTCTCCATAGAAACAGCCCCAGCAGGTTTATAAACGGCCTCGGCATACTCAAAACGTCGCAAGGGATGGGCTGCCGAGAGCGTCCCGTACCACCTCGTGGAGTGTTCCGAACTAGATGACGGAAGAGGCCACCGAACCGAGACCCGAATCCGAATATCGCGCGGACCAGATCCAGGTCCTCGAAGGCCTCCAGGCCGTCCGCAAGCGGCCCGCGATGTACATCGGCAGCGTGGACGAACGAGGCCTGCACCACCTCGTCCACGAGGTCGTCGACAACTCGATCGACGAGGCCATGGCGGGCTTCTGCAAGAACATTCAGGTCACCCTCAATCCCGACGGCAGCGTGACCGTCGCGGACGACGGCCGAGGCATCCCCGTCGACGTCCATCCCAAGTACGGCGTGCCGGGCGTGGAGCTCGTCACGTCGCGCATGCACAGCGGCGCGAAGTTCGAGCACAAGATGTACCATGTCTCCGGCGGCCTGCACGGCGTCGGCCTGTCCGTCGTGAACAGCCTGAGCGAGTGGTTCGAGGTCCGCATCCACCACGACGGCAAGGAGTACCGGATGCGGTACGCGCGCGGGCAAAAGGCGGAGGATCTCCAGGTCACGGGTCCGGCCGAGGGCACGGGCACGATCATCACGTTCAAGCCCGACAGCCAGATCTTCGAGACCCTGGCGTTCGACTACGACACGCTCGCGGCGCGCCTCCGTGAGCTCGCTTTCCTGAACGCGGGGCTGCAAATCATCATCGTGGACAAGGAGCACGGGCGCGGCGACGTGTTCCAGTTCCAGGGCGGGATCAAGGAGTACGTGAAGTGGATCAACCGCGCGAAGACGCCGCTCCACCCCGATCCGATTTACCTGACCAAGCAATCGGACGGCATCCAGATCGAGGTCGCCATGCAGTACCACGACGGCTACAACGAGTCCATCTTCACGTTCGTGAACAACATCGACACGAAGGAGGGCGGCACCCACCTGATCGGCTTCAAGACCGGACTCGCCCGCGCGTTCATCAACTACGCCAAGGAGAACAAGTACCTCAAGGAGGGCGAGAGCCTCGAGGGCGACGACGTCCGCGAAGGCTTGACGGCAATTCTGAACGTGAAGATCCCCGACCCGCAGTTCGAGGGCCAGACCAAGATGAAGCTCGGGAACTCCGAGGTCAAGGGCATCGTCGAATCGGGGATGTACGAGAAGCTCACGGAGTTCTTCCTGGAGAACCCCAAGGTCGCGGAGATCTGCATCCAGAAGGCCGTGCTCGCGGCCCAGGCCCGCGATGCCGCGCGAAAGGCGCGGGAACTCACCCGTCGGAAGGGTCTCCTGGACAGCTTCAACCTCCCGGGGAAGCTCGCGGACTGCCAGGAGCGCGACCCCGCGAAGGCCGAGTTGTTCGTCGTCGAGGGCAACTCCGCGGGAGGGAGCTGCAAGCAAGGTCGGAG contains:
- the cysS gene encoding cysteine--tRNA ligase — encoded protein: MPGEPPVIRIYNTLTRSKETFEPLHDRQVSMFVCGITPQDQTHLGHAKTYITFDMVARYLRARGYTVFYLQNVTDIEDRIIDKMRETGRDWKDIVRQYYGEYQEGMRALNCTSVDVYAYATDHIPQIVEQIRGLVDKGFAYATETGVYFDTTRFSDWGKLSGQKIEELRPGARVAVDETKRHPADFALWKAQKPGEPAWDSPWGKGRPGWHIEDTAITISRFGPQYDLHGGATELMFPHHEAEVAQAEAYTGVTPFVRYWMHGGMLMIKGEEMHKSLGNYWAVKDAVARWDPMVLRFFFLNAHYRSPIDFSPEAVEEAGRSYERLLEATRNLEAALRSPPDNGRGDAALEAATARVRSAFDRAMSDDFNTREAIAAIFEYARELNRGIQAGAGRRALEDAKAAFDGFAQVLGLFGGRGGGAGIDAKQLDAMIARREDARKRKDFATADGIRKQLADLGIVLEDTRDGVRWKRR
- the gyrB gene encoding DNA topoisomerase (ATP-hydrolyzing) subunit B codes for the protein MTEEATEPRPESEYRADQIQVLEGLQAVRKRPAMYIGSVDERGLHHLVHEVVDNSIDEAMAGFCKNIQVTLNPDGSVTVADDGRGIPVDVHPKYGVPGVELVTSRMHSGAKFEHKMYHVSGGLHGVGLSVVNSLSEWFEVRIHHDGKEYRMRYARGQKAEDLQVTGPAEGTGTIITFKPDSQIFETLAFDYDTLAARLRELAFLNAGLQIIIVDKEHGRGDVFQFQGGIKEYVKWINRAKTPLHPDPIYLTKQSDGIQIEVAMQYHDGYNESIFTFVNNIDTKEGGTHLIGFKTGLARAFINYAKENKYLKEGESLEGDDVREGLTAILNVKIPDPQFEGQTKMKLGNSEVKGIVESGMYEKLTEFFLENPKVAEICIQKAVLAAQARDAARKARELTRRKGLLDSFNLPGKLADCQERDPAKAELFVVEGNSAGGSCKQGRRREFQAVLPLRGKILNVEKARLDQMLKNEGIRTLIQAIGAGVGDDFDVNKVRYHRLITAADADVDGQHITTLLLTLFFRYMRPMLDAGYVYISQPPLYKIKKGKDVYYAYSEREREELGKKLGDKGIAYQRFKGLGEMNAEELWETTMDPERRVLKQVTIEDAASADALFSILMGEAVEPRRQYIQDHAKEVVNLDI